One window of Paludibacter propionicigenes WB4 genomic DNA carries:
- the dnaK gene encoding molecular chaperone DnaK: MGKIIGIDLGTTNSCVSVMEGNEPIVIANSEGKRTTPSVVGFIDGGERKVGDPAKRQAITNPTKTVFSIKRFMGETYDRLTKEIERVPFKVAKGDNNTARVDIDGRLYSPQEISAIILQKMKKTAEDYLGTEVTDAVITVPAYFNDAQRQATKEAGEIAGLNVRRIVNEPTAAALAYGLDKTNKDMKIVVFDCGGGTHDVSVLELGDGVFEVKSTDGDTHLGGDDFDHRIIDWLVQEFKNENSGIDLSKDPMALQRLKEAAEKAKIELSNTTSSEINLPYIMPVDGVPRHLVRTLTRAKFEQLVDDLIQRTIEPCKTALKNAGLSISDIDEVILVGGSTRIPAIQVAVEKFFGKAPSKGVNPDEVVAVGAAIQGGVLTGEVTDVLLLDVTPLSLGIETMGGVMTRLIESNTTIPTKKSETFTTAADNQPSVEIHILQGERPMANQNKSIGRFHLDGIMPARRGEPQIEVTFDIDANGILHVSAKDKATGKQQSIRIEASSGLSDAEIKRMKDEAAANAEADAKEKEKIDKLNHADSLIFQTEKQLSEFGDKLPADKKGPIEAALAKLKEAHKAQDVAAIDEATNEVNAAFQAASQEMYNAQNAQEGQAQPNAGGQQAQGGSQQGDVTDVDFEEVK, encoded by the coding sequence ATGGGAAAAATTATTGGAATTGACTTAGGAACCACAAACTCGTGCGTTTCTGTAATGGAAGGTAACGAACCAATCGTTATTGCCAACAGCGAAGGCAAACGTACTACTCCTTCTGTCGTTGGATTTATTGATGGTGGCGAACGCAAAGTAGGTGATCCTGCTAAACGTCAAGCCATTACCAACCCAACTAAAACTGTATTTTCTATCAAACGTTTCATGGGTGAAACCTATGACCGCTTAACTAAAGAGATTGAACGCGTACCATTTAAGGTAGCTAAAGGAGATAACAACACTGCCCGTGTGGATATTGACGGTCGTCTGTATTCACCACAAGAAATCTCAGCTATCATTCTTCAAAAGATGAAAAAAACAGCTGAAGATTATCTGGGAACCGAAGTAACCGATGCAGTTATCACTGTTCCTGCATACTTCAACGATGCTCAACGTCAGGCAACAAAAGAAGCCGGCGAAATTGCAGGTTTGAATGTTCGTCGTATCGTTAACGAACCAACTGCTGCTGCTTTGGCTTATGGTTTGGATAAAACCAACAAAGACATGAAAATCGTGGTCTTCGACTGCGGTGGTGGTACGCATGACGTATCGGTACTTGAACTTGGCGATGGCGTATTTGAAGTAAAATCGACCGATGGTGATACTCACTTAGGTGGTGATGACTTCGACCACCGTATCATCGACTGGTTGGTACAGGAATTCAAAAACGAAAACAGCGGTATCGATTTGAGCAAAGACCCTATGGCTTTGCAACGTTTGAAAGAAGCAGCAGAAAAAGCAAAAATCGAATTATCGAATACAACTTCTTCTGAAATCAATTTGCCTTATATCATGCCTGTTGATGGTGTGCCACGTCACTTGGTACGCACATTGACCCGTGCTAAATTTGAACAATTGGTTGACGATTTGATTCAACGCACTATTGAGCCATGTAAGACAGCTTTGAAAAATGCAGGATTATCTATAAGCGATATCGACGAAGTGATTCTCGTGGGTGGATCTACACGTATCCCTGCTATTCAGGTAGCAGTTGAGAAATTCTTTGGAAAAGCTCCTTCGAAAGGTGTTAATCCTGACGAAGTAGTAGCCGTGGGAGCTGCTATACAAGGTGGTGTGTTGACAGGTGAAGTTACCGATGTATTGCTACTTGATGTTACTCCGCTTTCATTAGGTATCGAAACTATGGGAGGTGTTATGACTCGTCTGATCGAATCTAACACAACTATCCCGACTAAAAAATCTGAAACGTTTACGACCGCAGCCGACAACCAACCTTCTGTAGAAATTCACATTCTACAAGGAGAACGTCCAATGGCTAATCAAAATAAATCAATCGGTCGTTTCCACCTGGATGGTATTATGCCTGCCCGTCGTGGAGAACCTCAGATTGAAGTTACTTTTGACATTGACGCTAACGGTATATTGCATGTTTCGGCTAAAGATAAAGCTACCGGAAAACAACAAAGTATCCGTATCGAAGCTTCTTCTGGTTTGAGCGACGCAGAAATCAAACGTATGAAAGACGAAGCCGCAGCCAATGCCGAAGCCGATGCTAAGGAAAAAGAAAAAATCGATAAGCTGAACCATGCTGATTCATTGATTTTCCAAACAGAAAAACAATTGAGTGAGTTTGGAGATAAATTGCCTGCCGACAAGAAAGGTCCAATTGAAGCTGCATTAGCAAAACTGAAAGAAGCTCACAAAGCTCAGGATGTAGCTGCTATTGACGAAGCTACAAACGAAGTAAACGCTGCATTCCAGGCTGCAAGTCAGGAAATGTACAATGCTCAAAATGCTCAGGAAGGTCAGGCACAACCTAACGCCGGTGGACAACAAGCTCAAGGTGGAAGTCAACAAGGTGATGTTACGGATGTTGATTTTGAAGAAGTAAAATAA
- the folK gene encoding 2-amino-4-hydroxy-6-hydroxymethyldihydropteridine diphosphokinase has protein sequence MALVYLGLGTNLGNKECNLNEAIVALSGEVGEVLCQSAFYVSEPWGFTSDNNFLNAVVLVQTSLSPFDVLSKTQQIERSLGRETKSMGEYLDRLMDIDILFYDNLIIDSPALKIPHPLIADRDFVLIPLSEIAPDLVHPVLNRKITELLKS, from the coding sequence ATGGCATTGGTATATTTAGGGCTTGGTACAAATCTGGGAAATAAGGAGTGCAACCTCAATGAGGCAATCGTGGCTTTGTCTGGCGAAGTAGGAGAGGTGCTTTGTCAATCTGCATTTTATGTGTCCGAACCGTGGGGATTTACATCGGATAATAATTTTCTGAATGCGGTAGTGTTGGTGCAAACCAGCTTAAGCCCTTTTGATGTGCTAAGCAAAACGCAGCAGATAGAACGTAGTTTGGGGCGCGAAACTAAATCAATGGGTGAATATCTCGACCGTTTGATGGATATAGATATTTTGTTTTATGACAATTTGATTATTGACAGCCCGGCATTAAAAATCCCGCATCCGCTTATTGCCGACCGGGATTTTGTACTTATTCCGTTATCAGAGATTGCACCTGATTTGGTACATCCGGTATTAAACCGAAAAATCACTGAATTATTGAAGTCCTGA
- a CDS encoding putative signal transducing protein, translating into MEDKLVTLKNYETMVDAMFDQELLRENNIESSIYNEDTVELLPMFGEINDGLRIVVLQNDLEEATKILEDYKNAIDE; encoded by the coding sequence ATGGAAGACAAACTTGTAACACTAAAAAATTACGAAACTATGGTTGACGCCATGTTCGATCAGGAGTTACTGAGAGAAAACAATATCGAAAGTTCGATATACAATGAAGATACAGTAGAGCTATTGCCTATGTTTGGCGAAATTAATGATGGACTGAGAATCGTTGTTTTACAAAATGATCTGGAAGAAGCCACCAAAATACTGGAGGATTACAAAAATGCCATTGACGAATGA
- a CDS encoding DUF5063 domain-containing protein, with amino-acid sequence MDLDQLPDHVVYSKSVIEFVTVAAETCLFLEHAAEFSQTDFIQKAVKILPLLYLNASLVEAPAPVFDDPTEKFVSEEDYLFVREQIEQLLGADDSYLEVFHPDMAISDTPIAAFISENLADIYQELKDFAASYQLADVDIMNDALVACIEAFGEHWGQKLLNALRALHALRYSDGFGLDDEDVSTAKQALDRNSFLNFQHDDDEELTNLL; translated from the coding sequence ATGGATTTAGACCAATTACCAGATCATGTGGTTTACAGCAAAAGCGTTATTGAATTTGTAACTGTAGCTGCCGAAACCTGTTTGTTTCTGGAACATGCAGCCGAATTCTCACAAACGGATTTCATTCAAAAAGCGGTTAAAATATTACCGCTTCTATACCTCAATGCATCATTGGTGGAGGCTCCGGCTCCGGTTTTTGATGATCCTACAGAGAAATTTGTTTCCGAAGAGGATTATTTGTTTGTTCGTGAGCAAATTGAGCAATTGCTTGGGGCGGATGACTCATACCTTGAGGTTTTCCATCCGGATATGGCTATAAGCGATACGCCTATTGCCGCTTTTATTTCTGAAAATCTGGCGGACATATACCAGGAACTAAAAGACTTTGCAGCCAGTTATCAATTGGCCGATGTGGATATTATGAACGATGCGCTGGTGGCTTGTATCGAAGCTTTTGGCGAGCATTGGGGGCAGAAACTGTTGAATGCGCTTCGGGCTTTGCATGCACTTCGTTACAGCGATGGTTTTGGACTGGATGATGAAGATGTTTCTACCGCGAAACAAGCTCTAGACCGGAATTCTTTCCTGAATTTTCAACATGACGACGACGAGGAGTTGACAAATTTATTGTAA
- a CDS encoding 3'-5' exonuclease, which yields MFRTKITKDEVNLMPVVLFEGKITLVDDLSKIQPAIAELRKSKVVGIDTETKPSFTRGTYHKVSLVQISTLDHCFLFRLNKIDFPAALAEFLSDENIKKIGLSLRDDLNGLNKHHAFKPANCVDIQTIVQSYGILELGLQKIYAILFGKKISKSQRLTNWENPELTEQQQRYAATDAWASLQIYLQLMSEKKLTKKQIDKILQQHALEQRELREQQMASREAAANQEDTSI from the coding sequence ATGTTTAGAACCAAAATAACTAAAGATGAGGTAAATCTGATGCCGGTTGTTCTTTTTGAAGGAAAGATAACACTGGTCGATGATTTGTCGAAAATACAGCCGGCCATTGCAGAGCTTCGAAAGAGCAAGGTTGTCGGGATTGATACGGAGACAAAACCATCATTTACGCGCGGAACATATCATAAGGTTTCGTTGGTTCAGATTTCGACATTGGATCATTGCTTCCTCTTCAGATTAAATAAAATAGACTTTCCGGCTGCTTTGGCCGAATTTCTGTCCGATGAAAATATAAAGAAAATCGGACTTTCGCTTAGAGATGATTTAAATGGACTGAATAAGCATCACGCTTTCAAACCTGCTAACTGCGTTGATATACAGACTATAGTGCAAAGCTATGGGATACTGGAGCTAGGCTTGCAGAAAATATACGCCATTCTCTTCGGAAAAAAAATATCTAAATCGCAGCGTCTGACAAATTGGGAGAATCCTGAATTGACAGAGCAGCAACAACGTTATGCTGCTACCGATGCCTGGGCCAGCCTACAAATATATTTACAGTTGATGAGCGAGAAAAAACTGACAAAAAAACAGATCGATAAAATATTACAACAGCATGCGCTCGAACAGCGCGAACTCAGAGAACAACAAATGGCCAGCAGAGAAGCGGCTGCCAATCAAGAAGATACTTCGATTTAA
- a CDS encoding class I SAM-dependent rRNA methyltransferase, with protein sequence MIIIQLKPKKEESLQRFHPWVFSGAIHRIEGKPTEGDLVEVLDSNRNFLAIGHYQIGSIAVRVVSFDNVPVTDDFWSRKIQWAYAMRKSLGLVAPGNNNTYRLVHGEGDSLPGLIVDVYDETAVMQAHSIGMHEIREVLAKAIVANVPEVKNVYYKSETTLPFKAAIEPEDGYLIGAETAQLTALENGLKFHVDWLRGQKTGFFVDQRENRSLLERYSAGKSVLNMFCYTGGFSVYALRGNAKLVHSVDSSAKAIDLTDKNVEANYPNDPRHASFAEDAFKYLNNLHTLDQKYDLIILDPPAFAKHREALRNALKGYKRLNAKAFEQIKPGGILFTFSCSQVVSKEQFRLAVFSAAAESKRNVRILHQLSQPADHPINIYHPEGEYLKGLVLWVE encoded by the coding sequence ATGATTATCATACAACTCAAACCAAAGAAAGAAGAAAGTTTACAACGTTTTCATCCCTGGGTTTTTTCCGGGGCTATACATCGCATCGAGGGAAAGCCGACAGAAGGTGATTTGGTAGAAGTGCTGGATAGTAATCGTAACTTTCTGGCTATCGGTCATTATCAGATTGGCAGCATTGCAGTGAGGGTGGTATCATTTGATAATGTTCCGGTTACAGACGATTTTTGGAGCAGAAAAATACAGTGGGCTTATGCTATGCGCAAATCGCTGGGTTTAGTAGCTCCGGGCAATAATAATACTTACCGACTGGTGCATGGAGAGGGCGATTCATTGCCCGGATTGATTGTTGACGTATATGATGAAACTGCTGTGATGCAGGCGCATTCTATCGGTATGCACGAGATTCGGGAAGTGTTGGCAAAAGCCATTGTGGCCAATGTGCCCGAAGTAAAGAATGTGTACTATAAATCGGAAACGACTTTGCCATTCAAGGCAGCTATTGAACCGGAGGATGGATACCTGATAGGAGCCGAAACAGCTCAACTGACAGCCCTTGAAAACGGATTGAAGTTTCATGTGGACTGGCTGCGCGGTCAGAAAACAGGTTTCTTTGTTGACCAACGTGAAAATCGCTCGTTGCTTGAGCGTTATTCGGCGGGTAAATCGGTTCTGAATATGTTTTGCTATACGGGAGGATTCTCTGTGTATGCCTTGCGGGGCAATGCTAAATTGGTTCACTCTGTCGATAGCTCGGCAAAAGCCATTGATCTGACGGATAAAAATGTTGAAGCTAACTATCCTAACGATCCGCGACACGCATCCTTTGCCGAAGATGCCTTTAAGTACCTGAATAACCTTCATACACTCGATCAGAAATACGACTTAATAATTCTTGATCCGCCGGCTTTTGCGAAGCATAGGGAAGCTCTACGCAATGCTTTGAAAGGTTATAAACGCCTAAATGCAAAAGCTTTTGAGCAAATTAAACCGGGTGGAATTCTGTTTACTTTTTCGTGTTCGCAGGTGGTTTCAAAAGAACAGTTCCGGCTTGCCGTGTTCAGTGCAGCAGCCGAAAGTAAACGCAATGTACGGATTTTACACCAGCTATCTCAGCCTGCCGATCATCCAATCAATATCTATCATCCTGAAGGAGAATATCTGAAAGGTTTGGTGCTTTGGGTAGAGTAA
- a CDS encoding RNA polymerase sigma factor, translated as MKNLNQLTDDELVKLYEIGNNQAFEILLLRYKSKVYTYIYLIVRNRELTEDIFQDTFIKAIATIQQGRYIESGKFLAWVNRIAHNLIIDHFRREKNENTFSADAVDYDIVNNSTMIEKSVEDTMSNEQVLADVVHLIDLLPHSQQKVIRMRFFEDLSFKEIAERTDVSINTALGRMRYALLNMRRIAAENDVYLEIK; from the coding sequence ATGAAAAATCTGAATCAACTAACCGATGATGAATTGGTTAAATTGTATGAGATTGGTAATAATCAGGCGTTTGAAATTTTATTGTTGCGGTATAAATCAAAAGTGTACACCTACATTTATTTGATAGTTCGCAATCGGGAACTCACCGAAGATATTTTTCAAGACACTTTTATTAAAGCTATTGCTACCATTCAACAGGGTCGTTATATCGAGTCAGGAAAGTTTCTGGCTTGGGTAAATCGTATCGCTCATAACCTGATTATCGACCATTTCCGTCGCGAAAAGAATGAAAATACATTTTCTGCCGATGCGGTAGATTATGATATTGTGAATAATTCTACGATGATAGAAAAAAGTGTAGAAGATACCATGTCGAATGAGCAGGTGTTGGCTGATGTTGTTCATCTCATCGACTTGCTGCCACATTCACAGCAAAAGGTAATTCGTATGCGTTTTTTCGAAGATCTGAGTTTCAAGGAAATAGCTGAAAGGACCGATGTGAGTATTAATACTGCTCTGGGTCGTATGCGCTACGCTCTGCTCAATATGCGAAGAATTGCTGCCGAAAATGATGTTTATCTTGAAATAAAATAA
- the rpe gene encoding ribulose-phosphate 3-epimerase gives MTKIISPSILAADFGNLQAACEMINGSEAQWLHIDIMDGSFVPNISFGFPVLEAVKKHSTKPLDVHLMIVNPEKYISRFAKAGADILTFHYETVENPLSVIELIRAEGIKVGITINPDVPVSVLEPFVDKVDLVLLMTVFAGYGGQKFMDNSYDRIAELKEIIERKKAHCLIEVDGGVNEDNASILFESGVNVLVAGSAVFGAPDPLKTIHNMLNT, from the coding sequence ATGACTAAAATAATTTCTCCATCCATTTTGGCTGCTGATTTTGGCAATTTGCAAGCTGCTTGCGAAATGATTAACGGCAGCGAAGCTCAATGGTTGCATATAGATATAATGGATGGAAGTTTTGTTCCTAATATTTCTTTTGGCTTTCCGGTGTTGGAGGCTGTGAAGAAACACAGTACCAAACCTCTTGATGTGCATTTAATGATTGTGAATCCGGAGAAATATATCTCACGTTTTGCAAAAGCAGGTGCTGATATACTCACTTTTCACTACGAAACCGTCGAAAATCCATTGTCGGTGATAGAGCTGATCAGAGCGGAAGGTATCAAGGTTGGTATCACCATCAATCCGGATGTACCTGTCAGCGTACTCGAACCATTTGTTGATAAAGTAGATTTAGTGCTTTTGATGACCGTTTTTGCAGGTTATGGAGGTCAGAAATTTATGGATAACAGTTATGACCGAATAGCTGAATTGAAAGAAATTATCGAGCGCAAGAAAGCTCATTGTCTGATAGAAGTAGACGGTGGTGTAAATGAAGATAATGCTTCTATACTTTTCGAAAGTGGTGTAAATGTGCTGGTTGCCGGTAGTGCGGTTTTTGGTGCCCCTGATCCCCTGAAGACAATACATAATATGCTGAATACTTAG
- a CDS encoding ComEC/Rec2 family competence protein, with the protein MNFLQRTPFFRLLLPFILGIILYQFVELAQWSLYAMFVLSALLILISFVIRIPKQQFQFRWLFGCGIFLLMLSMAYALSGIREKSTAFDHLHQKGVYRVELISAPIEKAKSYLCKVEVLQYLDKDWKPAQGQAILYLQKDDAASRLLFGDRLLVGAEFTEPEKALNPDGFDYAAYLKRQGVGATCYIPSGTWQMTDRSTDFSVRREADKCRNYLLDVYRKFNIQGDEFAVLAALTLGYTDDLNPDLRASYSATGAMHILSVSGMHVGVVYIIIAFLLGFLDKSQRKKVLKAILIILFLWIYAFLSGLSAAVIRAALMFSFVALANCTGRKSQIYNTIFMSMFLMLLYNPFFLYDVGFQLSYAAVLSIIFFQPIVDKLYQPTNKITRMVWEIFSVSIAAQLGTTPFTLYYFQQFPSYFLLTNFIAIPLSSLVIYLAIFLFMVSSIAYLSDFVGLLLKWSLWLLNHFIVWIENLPYSVWHISLDVRQTIVLFLAIFCFSGYYLNRKFTPLVVGLTALLVACVFNLETNYHTLTSKRLIVYAGQKGTHVSFINRDKNYVYSADTVEVERIAKTFWQNQKLKKPCYIKKEKWFADGFAYFEGSRILILTTDFLKRKTTIEPIKLDYLIIGNHLKPKIGQILECIQSRKIIVDKSISKWYTEDIKHACSARRIGFYSVREQGAYVLDIKD; encoded by the coding sequence ATGAACTTTCTGCAACGAACTCCTTTTTTCAGATTGTTGCTACCCTTTATTCTTGGTATTATTTTATACCAGTTTGTGGAGTTAGCTCAATGGAGTTTGTATGCTATGTTCGTTTTGTCGGCTTTGCTTATTCTGATATCCTTTGTTATTCGTATTCCCAAACAACAATTTCAATTCCGTTGGCTTTTCGGCTGCGGAATTTTTTTATTGATGCTGTCGATGGCTTATGCCTTAAGTGGCATACGTGAGAAGAGTACTGCCTTTGACCATCTCCACCAAAAGGGTGTTTACCGCGTAGAACTTATCTCGGCGCCCATCGAAAAGGCTAAATCCTATCTTTGCAAGGTAGAAGTTCTTCAGTATTTAGATAAAGACTGGAAGCCCGCTCAGGGTCAGGCTATTCTTTATTTGCAAAAAGATGATGCAGCCTCCAGATTGCTATTCGGTGATCGTTTGCTGGTGGGAGCTGAGTTTACAGAGCCGGAAAAGGCATTAAATCCCGATGGGTTTGATTATGCAGCTTATCTGAAGCGCCAGGGGGTAGGAGCGACGTGCTATATTCCGTCCGGAACCTGGCAGATGACCGATAGAAGTACTGATTTCTCTGTCAGGAGAGAGGCGGATAAATGTAGAAATTACTTGCTGGATGTGTATAGAAAATTCAATATTCAGGGAGATGAGTTTGCAGTGCTTGCTGCTTTGACGCTTGGCTATACCGATGATTTAAATCCGGATTTGAGAGCCAGTTATAGTGCTACCGGAGCAATGCATATTCTTTCGGTGAGTGGTATGCATGTGGGTGTGGTGTACATTATTATTGCTTTTTTGCTTGGTTTTCTGGATAAATCGCAGCGAAAAAAAGTGTTGAAAGCCATTCTTATTATTCTGTTTTTGTGGATTTATGCTTTTCTCTCCGGCTTATCGGCGGCGGTTATCAGAGCTGCACTCATGTTCTCCTTTGTGGCCTTAGCAAATTGCACCGGGCGTAAATCGCAGATTTACAACACAATTTTTATGTCGATGTTCCTCATGCTGCTGTATAACCCTTTCTTCCTGTACGATGTTGGTTTTCAGTTGAGTTATGCTGCGGTGTTGAGCATCATTTTCTTTCAACCGATTGTCGATAAACTATACCAGCCTACGAATAAAATTACCCGCATGGTGTGGGAGATTTTTTCAGTATCGATAGCAGCTCAGCTTGGAACTACACCATTTACGCTGTATTATTTTCAACAATTTCCCTCTTATTTTTTATTGACTAACTTTATTGCTATTCCCCTTTCCAGTTTGGTTATTTATTTGGCAATATTTCTTTTTATGGTGTCTTCCATTGCGTATCTGTCAGATTTTGTGGGGTTGTTGTTGAAGTGGTCCCTGTGGTTACTCAATCATTTTATTGTATGGATTGAAAATTTGCCTTACTCGGTATGGCATATTTCACTGGATGTAAGGCAAACAATTGTATTGTTTCTGGCTATTTTCTGCTTTTCAGGCTATTATCTCAATAGAAAATTTACTCCATTGGTAGTCGGTCTGACTGCTTTGTTGGTTGCGTGTGTATTCAATTTGGAGACAAATTATCATACGCTAACATCCAAACGATTGATAGTATATGCAGGACAAAAAGGAACTCATGTAAGCTTCATAAATCGTGACAAAAATTATGTGTATTCTGCTGATACTGTTGAGGTAGAACGAATTGCAAAAACTTTCTGGCAAAATCAAAAGTTGAAGAAACCTTGTTATATAAAGAAAGAGAAATGGTTTGCCGATGGATTTGCATACTTTGAAGGCTCAAGGATTTTGATCCTAACAACAGATTTTCTGAAAAGAAAAACTACAATTGAGCCTATCAAACTCGATTATCTGATTATAGGTAATCACCTCAAACCCAAGATCGGGCAAATTCTGGAATGCATTCAATCCCGAAAAATTATAGTGGATAAAAGCATTTCAAAATGGTATACTGAAGATATTAAACATGCCTGCTCAGCCCGACGTATCGGATTTTACTCGGTACGAGAGCAAGGTGCTTATGTGCTGGATATTAAAGATTAA
- a CDS encoding DHH family phosphoesterase has translation MISKIIAEDLITKAKKAIDSVDKIVIVAHVGPDGDAMGSTLALWHYLMTIEKEPVVIVPTPFPNFLSWMPGSECVLDYENNKEQSDKLIAEAELIFALDFNQASRMAKMADVIVNASAPKILVDHHLHPDNFANITISYPEISSTSELIFRLICRLGDFSMINLACAECIYTGMMTDTGAFTYNSNGQEIYIIIAELIKIGVDKDAIYRKVFNTYSADRLRLMGLCLYEKMKIYPEYRAALITLSQQEMSKFNYVNGDAEGFVNIPLSIAGVDFSVFMREDTDKIKISLRSQGTFPANKVSADLFNGGGHLNAAGGESYLTLTETVKKFEDALPNYKDFLE, from the coding sequence ATGATTTCTAAAATTATAGCAGAAGACCTGATAACAAAGGCAAAGAAGGCCATTGATAGTGTTGATAAAATTGTGATTGTTGCTCATGTTGGTCCGGATGGCGATGCTATGGGTTCAACACTCGCTTTGTGGCATTATCTGATGACTATTGAAAAAGAGCCTGTTGTGATTGTGCCTACACCTTTCCCCAACTTCCTCTCGTGGATGCCCGGATCGGAATGTGTGCTTGATTACGAAAATAACAAAGAACAATCGGATAAACTGATAGCTGAAGCAGAATTGATTTTTGCGTTGGATTTCAATCAGGCAAGTCGTATGGCTAAAATGGCTGATGTTATTGTTAATGCCTCTGCACCCAAAATACTGGTCGATCACCATTTACATCCTGATAATTTTGCAAATATCACCATTTCCTATCCGGAAATATCTTCTACCAGTGAATTGATTTTCAGATTAATCTGTCGCTTGGGTGATTTTTCGATGATTAATCTGGCTTGTGCTGAATGTATTTATACAGGGATGATGACCGATACGGGTGCATTTACGTATAATTCCAATGGTCAGGAAATTTATATAATTATTGCTGAACTAATTAAGATCGGAGTAGATAAGGATGCTATCTATCGTAAAGTGTTTAATACTTACTCTGCTGATAGACTGCGTTTAATGGGACTCTGTCTGTATGAGAAGATGAAAATTTACCCTGAATATCGTGCGGCTTTGATTACGCTGAGCCAGCAGGAAATGAGTAAGTTTAATTATGTGAATGGTGATGCGGAAGGCTTTGTTAATATTCCTCTTTCAATAGCAGGAGTCGATTTCTCTGTTTTTATGCGTGAAGATACTGACAAGATTAAGATTTCGCTGCGGTCGCAAGGAACTTTCCCGGCCAACAAAGTGTCTGCCGATTTGTTTAATGGTGGCGGGCACCTAAATGCAGCGGGTGGAGAAAGCTATCTCACTTTGACCGAAACGGTGAAGAAGTTTGAAGATGCCTTGCCTAATTATAAAGATTTTTTGGAATAG
- a CDS encoding cofactor-independent phosphoglycerate mutase, whose translation MKYLIILGDGMADEPIASLGNKTCLQAANKPNIDKLAALGRSGLLDTIPEGYAPGSEIANMSVLGYDVAKVFEGRGSLEAASMGVSIDDGEMAMRCNIICIEDKKIKNHSAGHISNEEATELILFLQKELGSDIINFFPGVSYRHLLKIKGGIKQLNCTAPHDVPGTPFADVMIKAETPEAQETADLLNNLILRSQELLENHPVNLKRAAAGKDKANSIWPWSPGYKPEMKTLLETYNLTSGSVISAVDLIRGIGVYAGLKVIHVEGATGLYNTNYEGKAQAAIEALRTDDFVYLHIEASDEAGHEGDIELKIKTIEYLDNRVVKPILDEVSTWDEPVTIAILPDHPTPCVYKTHTNSPVPFIIYRPGEKADDVMVYDEFAAENGSYGLLKGREFMQELIK comes from the coding sequence ATGAAGTACTTAATAATACTTGGCGACGGCATGGCGGACGAACCCATTGCTTCGCTTGGAAATAAAACCTGCTTGCAGGCTGCAAACAAACCTAATATAGACAAACTAGCTGCACTTGGGCGGAGCGGATTATTGGATACTATCCCCGAAGGTTATGCGCCCGGAAGTGAAATAGCCAATATGAGTGTGCTTGGTTACGATGTAGCTAAAGTGTTCGAAGGGCGCGGATCGTTGGAAGCTGCAAGTATGGGTGTGTCCATAGACGATGGCGAAATGGCCATGCGTTGCAATATTATTTGCATTGAAGATAAAAAGATAAAGAATCACTCGGCCGGGCACATAAGCAATGAAGAAGCCACCGAACTGATTCTTTTTTTGCAAAAAGAACTTGGCAGCGACATTATCAATTTTTTCCCCGGTGTTTCGTACCGTCATTTGTTGAAGATAAAAGGCGGAATTAAACAACTAAATTGTACAGCACCACACGATGTTCCGGGAACGCCTTTTGCCGATGTAATGATTAAAGCAGAAACACCCGAGGCTCAGGAAACTGCTGATTTGCTGAATAACCTGATTTTGCGCTCGCAGGAATTGCTGGAAAACCATCCGGTAAACCTGAAACGTGCAGCGGCAGGCAAGGATAAAGCTAACAGCATTTGGCCCTGGTCTCCGGGCTACAAACCAGAAATGAAAACCCTGCTAGAAACTTACAACCTTACAAGCGGTTCGGTAATTTCGGCTGTTGATCTGATTCGTGGTATAGGTGTTTATGCGGGTTTGAAGGTGATTCATGTAGAAGGAGCTACAGGGCTCTATAATACAAATTATGAGGGGAAAGCGCAAGCTGCGATAGAAGCTCTTCGTACTGATGACTTTGTGTATTTGCATATCGAAGCCAGCGATGAAGCCGGTCACGAAGGCGATATAGAGTTGAAAATTAAAACGATAGAATATCTGGATAACCGCGTCGTGAAACCGATTTTGGACGAAGTATCCACCTGGGACGAACCGGTTACTATAGCTATTTTGCCCGATCATCCTACACCTTGTGTGTATAAAACGCATACTAATTCTCCTGTTCCGTTCATTATTTACCGTCCCGGTGAAAAGGCGGACGATGTGATGGTTTACGATGAATTCGCAGCCGAAAATGGAAGCTATGGATTGCTGAAAGGTAGAGAGTTTATGCAAGAACTTATTAAATAG